In Natronococcus sp. AD-5, the genomic window CGCGGACTCGGCGTTCGATCCCGCCGAAGGAGAGGTCGCTCTCGCTCGCCGTCGTCGTGCGCACCGAACGACCGGCGGCCGCGAAATCGAACGGCTTACGCCGGCCGCGCCGATAGCGGCCCGTATGGATACCCCGGTCGTCGCTGAGGGGCTGGAAAAGCGCTACGGCGAGACGGTCGCGCTCTCGGGCGTGACGCTGTCGATCGAGCGGGGCGAGGTCTTCGCGCTCATCGGCCCGAACGGCGCGGGCAAGACGACGCTCGTGCGCGCGCTCACCGGCACGACGGAGCCCGACGCCGGCACCGCACGCGTCCTCGAGGAAGCGCCGACGGCCGTCGATCGCGATCGCCTCGGCGTCCTTCCGCAGGCGTTCTCGCCGCCGGGTCGACTCGCGGCCCGCGAACTGCTCGCGTACTACGCCGGCCTCTACGCCGAACACCGCGATCCCGAGAACGTGTTGGCCGACGTCGGCCTCGCGGACGCTGGCGAGACGTGGTACGAGGACCTCTCGGGCGGCCAGCAGCGCCGGGTCTGCGTCGGAACGACGCTGGTGAACGACCCCGACGTGCTCTTTCTCGACGAGCCGACCACCGGCATCGACCCCGCCGGCCGCCGGACCGTCTGGGGCCTGATCGAGGACCTCGCCGACGCCGGGACGACCGTCTTCCTCACGACCCACGACATGGCCGAGGCCGAGCGCCTCGCCGACCGCGTCGGCTTGCTCGCGGACGGCGACCTCGTCGCTCGAGGGACGCCCGCCGATCTCGTCGCCGAACACGCCGGCTCGAGCCGACTCGCGATCGAGACGGCCGCCGAGCCGGACGCGTTCGAAGACCTGTCCTTCCCGGTCACCGCTCGAGGAGGCGAGATCGTCGTCCGCAACGTGTCCCCCGCCGACATCGGGGTCGTCGTCGACTACCTCGATGATCGGGGTCTCGAGTACTCGGGGCTCGCCTGGTCCGAACCCGACCTCGAGGACGTCTACCTCGCGCTGGCCGACGAGACCGAACTCGAGCGCACCGACCGATTCGGCGAGGCGCTCGCCCGCGCGGGTGAGACCGCGTGAGCCGGGTCGGACGCGTCCGGGCCGAAACCGGCGCCGGCTGGCGGTCGTTCGTCCGCCGGCGGACGGCAGTCTTCTTCACCTTCTTCTTCCCGGTGATCCTGATCGTCATCTTCGGCGCGCTGGTACGGACGGACCCCACGGGCGAGGGACTGTTCACGGAGCCGCCGGCGTACTACGTGCCGGGCTACCTCGCGGTCGTCGTCCTCTTCACGCCGCTGTCGCGGATGGGAAGCGAGGTGGCCCGCCACCGCGAGGGCAACCGGTTCGAGAAACTCGCGACGACGCCGCTGACCCGCAGCGAATGGCTGCTCGCCCAGACCGCGGTCAACGCCGTCATCATCGGACTGGCGAGCCTGCTGATCCTCGCGCTCGTGGTCGCCCTCACGGGCGCCGAGATCGCCTTCTCGCCGCTTCTGGTGCCGTACGTGCTCGTCGGCGTCGTCTGCTTCTGCGGGATCGGCGCGATGCTCGGCAGCTACACCGATTCCCAGGACGGGGCGGTCGCCGCAAGTAACGCCATCGGTCTCCCGTTGCTCTTCCTCTCCGAGACGTTCATCTCGCTCGAGCAGCTTCCGGGCTGGTTCGAACCGCTCGTGAACCTCTCGCCGCTGACGTACTTCGCCCGCGGCGTGCGGGCCGCCACGTCCCCAGAGGCGGGAACGCCGGCCGTCGCCGGGATCGACCCCGCGTTGGCGAACCTGGTGATTCTCGCGGCGCTCGCCGCGCTTTTCTTCGCGCTCGGAGCCCGGTCTATTCCGCGAACGGATTAGTCGAAGCCGCCGCTTCTCCTTCGCCAACACGTTTCAGGGTGTACAAATAACTAGTTTTTACTGTGAGTCGCTCATTCTTATAAATTATATATACATTCTGTTTCGTTCCAAGAATTTAAAATACCGATTGCAGTTTTATAGCGACTGTCGTAACATTCTGCCGTTATGTCTCGGAGACACGACTACGCGACTCGGCGAACGGTGTTGAAGGGATGTGCCGCGACCGCGGTCGGGGTCGGCGCGCTGAGCGGTACCGGCGCGGCTCGGGGGAGCCGCCCGCGGTTAGAACTCGTCGGTCATACCGCGTTGGGCGCTCCCGACGGCGACATTACGAACATGGACGTCCGCGAGGATTTAGGCCTCGCAGCGACGGGGTCGTTCGTCAACGCCGATACGGAAGTTCACATCGTCGACGTCTCCGACCGGCAGAATCCGGACCGCGTGACGACGACCTCGGTCGGCGTCGGCTACGTGAACGACGTGTTCTTCCACCCGGAGAAGCCGCGGCTCTTCACCGCCAACGATGGGGGCGAAGACGCGGGCTGGGCCATCCTCGACGTCGACGACCCCGAAGAGCCCGAACTGTACGGTCCGTTCACCGTCGACGACGGTGGTGGCGTGCACACGATCATCGCCTTCGACGAGGAGCACGTCGTCGTCTCGGGGACGGGCCGCGGGATCGTGATCTACGACGTCTCCGACCCCGAGAACCCGAGGGAAGTCGGCGAGTTCCAGGCGACGGATCACTCGGCAACGGCACAGTCGCCCGAGGATCCGGGTCACACTCACCCCAGCGGGTACGTCCACGACACGCAGGTCCGCGGCGACTACGCGTACCTCGCCCACTGGGACCACGGCCTGTACATCGTCGATCTGAGCGATCCGGCGAATCCGGTAGAAGCGGCTTCGTTCGACTACACGGAGGAGGAAGCGGACGTTCCGCTACGAAACGCTCACCACGCGTTCCCTCATCCGGAGAACGACATCTGTCTCGTCGGCGAAGAGGTCGGGGCCGGCGAACCCGGTTACAAACACGTGATCGAGTTCGATCTCGACGCGGGCGAGACCGAACGCCTCTCGTCGTTCCGTCCGCCGCAGGGGAACGCCCAGCAACCCACCGGCCAGCAGGGATTCTGGTGGACCGGCCACTTCTCCGACTGGGGCGTCGGCGACCAGCAGGACGTCCTGTTCAGCGGCGACTACAAGGCCGGCGTCCAGACGTTCGATCTCTCCAATCCCGCGAACCCGGAGCGGATCGACCAGTACGCGACCACCGACGGAACCGCCGAGATCCGGGACGCGGATCCGGAGCGGGCGATCGACGCCATCCCGATGGTATGGGGCGCGAACACGAAAGACAGCGAGTACGTGTACGTCTCGGACGCCAACACGGGGCTGTTCGTGTTCACGCTCGAGGGATACTAATCCCACCGAGCGACCCACAACCGGATCGGTGGCGCGGACCGGCCCCGTCGACTTCGAAGGCTCGCCACTCGATCGTTCACATCCGCTCCGAGAAGTCCCAGCCGTAGACGGCGGCGGAATCGATCGTGATCACCACGAACCTGCGTACCGAACGCGCTCCTCTCCGATACCAAACCGAGGCGTCGGCGCTCGTCGAATCGCCCGTCAGCGCGCCCGGTCGATCAGCGCCTGGACGTCGACCTGCCGCTCCTCCTCGTCAGCCCGGTAGGCCGCCTCCGTCAGCGCGGTCACCTGGAGCCCGACCGCTCCCGGGACGGCCGGTTCGGCGGTCCCCCTGATCGACTCGAGGAAGTTCCGGAGCTTCGCAGTCGTCAGCGTCGTGAAGTCGGTCTGGGCCTCGATCACGCTCTCGTAGACCGTCGCGCCGCGCTCGGCGAATCGAATCGTCTCGCCGTCGAAGGTGACCTGTCCGCTCGTTCCCCAGATAGCGTACCCTTCCGACGGCGTGAGTTCGACGCCGTTCCCGCTGACCGTGACGCCGGCGAGGATCGGCCGATCGTCCCGCTCGAGTCGTATGGCGAGCGCGCTGTTGACGTCGATTCCCTCGGAGGCGTACGCTATCCTGGCCGACACTTGCGCGGGTGTGCCGCCGGTGATCCAGCAGAGCGCATCGAGCAGGTGCGAGCCGGTGTCGTACAGCTGCCCGCCGCCCGAAAACGACGGGTCGACGCGCCAGCTCTCCTCGTGGAGCCCGATCCAGTCCTGACCGAGGTACGCGTTCGCGGCGTGGATCTCGCCGATCCTGCCGCTGTCGACGAGGCGCTTGACCTCGGTGAATCCGGGGTGGAAACGGCGCTGGTAGCCCACCTGTACGACGCGGTTCCGCTCGTCGGCCAGTTCGAGTAACTCGACGGCGTCCCCGACGTCGGTCACCATCGGCTTCTCGAGGTAGACGTGAGCGTCGGCCGCGAGACACGCCCGAGCCTGCTCGAAGTGGAGCGTGTGAGGGGTAACGATCAGTGCAACGTCGAGCTCGTCCCCGTGGGCGTCGAGCAGTTCGTCGTGGGTGGCGTAGGCCGGCGCGTCGAACTCGCGTTCGAAGACGTCCCGAGCCTCGGCGGAGACGTCGGCTCCCGCTAGCACCTCGACGCCCTCGAGACCGTCCAGGACCTCGATCTCGAGTTGGCCGAGCCCCCCGAGTCCGATCGCGGCTGCACCGAACTGCATATCCTTACTCCCCGCGGCCGAGACGAAAAGCGCTTGCCAACCCCTATCGCCGACGGACAATCGTGGGTTTCCGACAGTCTTTGTTGCCGATCGGTTAGCGCTGAGCCCTACCAGAAGCTACTCTCTCTTCGACAGCGTTCGGTCGGTTATGCCCACGTGCCCCGGCTGCAAGCGACAGCTGTCCCACGAGGAGTGTATCGGCCACCTGCGTTACTGCAAGTGGCTCTGGAGCAACCGCCCGGAGCGGGAGTCGCGATGGGGGGAACAGCTCGTCCAGCAACTCCGCGATCGAGAGCGGTGAGGCGACGACGAACGGACGCCGCGATCAGAACGGCGGGACGAGCATCGATGAGAACTCGTACTCGTAGACGTGGTTGAGCATCAGGTAGGTGACGATCCCGAGAACGAGACTCAGGATCCACGACCCGGCGGCGATGCGCCCGACCCTGGCGTGGGCGGTCTCGCGCAGCTCCGTCGGCGTGTGGGTGAGGCCGAGGATCAGCGCGTAGAGGACGACGGGGACGGCGACGATCGAGAGGATGATGTGGACCGCCAGCATCGCGAGGTAGACGTTCCGCACCAGCTCCTGGCCGACGAACTCCTTCGTACCCCCGCCGCCGACCCTGATCAGGTAGACGACGAGAAACAGGATGATCGTCGCGAACGCACCCGTCATCGCGAGGCGGTGTTTTTCGACCTCGCCGGTTCGAATCCAGTACCAGCCCAACGCCAGCAGAACCGTCGTTACCGCGTTGATCCCCGCGATCGCGTGCGTAAA contains:
- a CDS encoding ABC transporter ATP-binding protein; the protein is MDTPVVAEGLEKRYGETVALSGVTLSIERGEVFALIGPNGAGKTTLVRALTGTTEPDAGTARVLEEAPTAVDRDRLGVLPQAFSPPGRLAARELLAYYAGLYAEHRDPENVLADVGLADAGETWYEDLSGGQQRRVCVGTTLVNDPDVLFLDEPTTGIDPAGRRTVWGLIEDLADAGTTVFLTTHDMAEAERLADRVGLLADGDLVARGTPADLVAEHAGSSRLAIETAAEPDAFEDLSFPVTARGGEIVVRNVSPADIGVVVDYLDDRGLEYSGLAWSEPDLEDVYLALADETELERTDRFGEALARAGETA
- a CDS encoding ABC transporter permease codes for the protein MSRVGRVRAETGAGWRSFVRRRTAVFFTFFFPVILIVIFGALVRTDPTGEGLFTEPPAYYVPGYLAVVVLFTPLSRMGSEVARHREGNRFEKLATTPLTRSEWLLAQTAVNAVIIGLASLLILALVVALTGAEIAFSPLLVPYVLVGVVCFCGIGAMLGSYTDSQDGAVAASNAIGLPLLFLSETFISLEQLPGWFEPLVNLSPLTYFARGVRAATSPEAGTPAVAGIDPALANLVILAALAALFFALGARSIPRTD
- a CDS encoding LVIVD repeat-containing protein gives rise to the protein MSRRHDYATRRTVLKGCAATAVGVGALSGTGAARGSRPRLELVGHTALGAPDGDITNMDVREDLGLAATGSFVNADTEVHIVDVSDRQNPDRVTTTSVGVGYVNDVFFHPEKPRLFTANDGGEDAGWAILDVDDPEEPELYGPFTVDDGGGVHTIIAFDEEHVVVSGTGRGIVIYDVSDPENPREVGEFQATDHSATAQSPEDPGHTHPSGYVHDTQVRGDYAYLAHWDHGLYIVDLSDPANPVEAASFDYTEEEADVPLRNAHHAFPHPENDICLVGEEVGAGEPGYKHVIEFDLDAGETERLSSFRPPQGNAQQPTGQQGFWWTGHFSDWGVGDQQDVLFSGDYKAGVQTFDLSNPANPERIDQYATTDGTAEIRDADPERAIDAIPMVWGANTKDSEYVYVSDANTGLFVFTLEGY
- a CDS encoding Gfo/Idh/MocA family protein; the encoded protein is MQFGAAAIGLGGLGQLEIEVLDGLEGVEVLAGADVSAEARDVFEREFDAPAYATHDELLDAHGDELDVALIVTPHTLHFEQARACLAADAHVYLEKPMVTDVGDAVELLELADERNRVVQVGYQRRFHPGFTEVKRLVDSGRIGEIHAANAYLGQDWIGLHEESWRVDPSFSGGGQLYDTGSHLLDALCWITGGTPAQVSARIAYASEGIDVNSALAIRLERDDRPILAGVTVSGNGVELTPSEGYAIWGTSGQVTFDGETIRFAERGATVYESVIEAQTDFTTLTTAKLRNFLESIRGTAEPAVPGAVGLQVTALTEAAYRADEEERQVDVQALIDRAR
- a CDS encoding DUF420 domain-containing protein, with amino-acid sequence MATANARRRLRERPIGVTIVLTIVGYALVIGTFVTDIPIYPELTNAQVNAFTHAIAGINAVTTVLLALGWYWIRTGEVEKHRLAMTGAFATIILFLVVYLIRVGGGGTKEFVGQELVRNVYLAMLAVHIILSIVAVPVVLYALILGLTHTPTELRETAHARVGRIAAGSWILSLVLGIVTYLMLNHVYEYEFSSMLVPPF